Proteins co-encoded in one Kribbella solani genomic window:
- a CDS encoding helix-turn-helix domain-containing protein yields the protein MTEGIAELNLTRIGEHVVRWTVHDVADYLRISVKTIYKWRLTGDGPVGVRIGKHLRYDPADVVAWFESQKTAA from the coding sequence GTGACCGAGGGAATCGCGGAACTCAACCTGACCCGGATCGGTGAGCACGTTGTCCGCTGGACGGTGCATGACGTCGCCGACTACCTCCGGATTTCAGTGAAGACGATCTACAAGTGGCGGCTGACCGGCGATGGGCCGGTTGGTGTGCGGATCGGTAAGCACCTGCGCTACGACCCGGCCGACGTCGTGGCCTGGTTCGAATCCCAGAAGACCGCAGCCTGA
- a CDS encoding DUF3631 domain-containing protein, with translation MTSPTDTAPEPIDGAELLDDVADTIARYVVLPSTSAAIAVVLWIAATHAVPAWNCAPRLVIRAPERRCGKSRLLDMVEGMSHRPLMTVNASPSAVYRSIGVAPSDPPTLLIDEADTIFGPKAGENEDLRGLLNAGHQRGRPALRYDAGTKSVEKIATFAMAALAGIGAMPDTIEDRAAVIRMRRRAAGEKVAPYRVGRDGPELDELRQRLNHWLSGHIKGLRAATPDMPLEDRAADTWEPMIAVADLAGGQWPRAARKAAVALTSDRDAGDEGSIPTRLLADCRTAFQDADALPTQILLDRLRSDAEAPWATMGAAGLTAMRMGNLLRDFEIRSDTIRFPTGQAKGYHRSDFADAWNRYCPEPKQAGGEAVPAVPASTSQVSPDEASTTGTAQAVPGNQASLGLTRQNEAGTAGTPWVPRAVPDITDDRINCA, from the coding sequence ATGACCTCCCCAACCGACACCGCACCCGAGCCGATCGACGGCGCGGAGCTGCTGGACGACGTGGCCGACACCATCGCGCGGTACGTGGTTCTGCCGAGCACGTCCGCCGCGATCGCTGTCGTGCTGTGGATCGCCGCGACGCACGCCGTACCCGCCTGGAACTGCGCGCCCCGGCTTGTCATCCGGGCGCCCGAACGGCGCTGCGGAAAGTCGCGGTTGCTCGACATGGTGGAAGGGATGAGCCACCGGCCGTTGATGACTGTGAACGCGTCGCCGTCAGCGGTCTACCGATCCATCGGGGTTGCGCCGAGTGATCCGCCGACGCTGCTGATCGATGAGGCCGACACGATCTTTGGCCCCAAGGCCGGGGAGAACGAAGACCTGCGCGGGCTGCTGAACGCCGGTCACCAGCGCGGCCGCCCCGCGCTGCGGTACGACGCCGGAACCAAGTCCGTGGAAAAGATCGCCACATTCGCTATGGCCGCGCTGGCAGGGATCGGCGCGATGCCCGACACGATCGAGGACCGGGCGGCTGTGATCCGGATGCGCCGACGCGCTGCCGGGGAGAAGGTCGCGCCATACCGTGTCGGCCGCGACGGTCCCGAGCTGGATGAGCTGCGACAGCGCCTCAACCACTGGCTCTCCGGCCACATCAAGGGTCTGCGGGCAGCTACCCCGGACATGCCGTTGGAGGACCGCGCGGCCGACACCTGGGAGCCGATGATTGCCGTTGCCGACCTGGCAGGTGGGCAGTGGCCCCGCGCTGCCAGGAAGGCAGCCGTAGCGCTGACCAGCGACCGCGACGCGGGCGACGAGGGTTCCATCCCGACCCGGCTGCTGGCCGACTGCCGCACGGCGTTCCAAGACGCCGACGCGCTGCCAACACAGATCCTGCTCGACCGGCTGCGCAGCGATGCCGAAGCGCCCTGGGCGACGATGGGCGCGGCCGGACTCACCGCGATGCGGATGGGCAACCTGCTGCGCGATTTCGAGATCCGCAGCGACACCATCCGGTTCCCGACCGGACAGGCCAAGGGCTACCACCGCAGCGATTTCGCCGACGCCTGGAACCGCTACTGCCCCGAGCCAAAACAGGCCGGTGGGGAAGCCGTACCAGCCGTACCAGCCTCAACATCGCAGGTCAGCCCCGATGAGGCTTCCACCACTGGTACGGCTCAAGCCGTACCAGGCAACCAAGCCTCCTTGGGGCTGACCAGGCAAAACGAGGCTGGTACGGCTGGTACGCCTTGGGTCCCCCGAGCTGTACCCGACATCACCGATGACCGCATCAACTGCGCCTGA
- a CDS encoding helix-turn-helix domain-containing protein: protein MARKPLPLGSWGKIRTYVAVTNEKGKATSYRSVAYYRDFDGKVRQVEANGRTKTVAEDNLQENLKNRRRANRGIGLDAMDRFSKAAEMWFAKLEEKVRDGKRSPGTVDTYRRQLDNHVLPALGEVRLGELTTPLLDKVIGKIKSEIGPPTAKTCRSVVSGTLGLAARYGALDFNPIRDVDTIESASKRKARALTDEERDAWFEQLRADRGAVAADLPDLSTFMLATGVRIGEALGVLGHQVNFAASEVEITHQIIRVRGEGLVRIRTKSRAGERVLKVPAWGLAMLRRRLMDGGRLDRPIFANRDGDYRDPTNVRRDLRAARSPIGSETRRDLGNRLRKARRAAGLSQTETATKLSWPQSRVSLVETARVRLEVGDAEKVLDLYRVRGSDRVELLELASEAAEGSQADALAWITSHSFRKTTATILDDAGQSARQIADQLGHARPSLTQDVYMARRAKNPDAAAALETALNRSLDVADQSGHGEPTDATGTGG, encoded by the coding sequence ATGGCACGGAAACCCCTCCCGCTGGGTAGCTGGGGCAAGATTCGCACCTACGTTGCCGTCACCAACGAGAAGGGCAAAGCGACGTCGTATCGGTCGGTGGCGTACTACCGCGACTTCGACGGCAAGGTGCGTCAGGTAGAGGCGAACGGCCGGACTAAGACGGTCGCAGAGGACAACCTGCAGGAGAACCTCAAGAATCGTCGCCGGGCCAACCGAGGCATTGGGCTTGATGCGATGGACCGATTCTCGAAAGCCGCTGAGATGTGGTTCGCGAAGCTGGAGGAGAAGGTGCGGGACGGCAAGAGATCGCCCGGCACCGTGGACACCTACCGGCGTCAGCTCGACAATCACGTGCTCCCCGCGCTCGGGGAGGTGCGCCTCGGTGAACTGACTACGCCGCTGCTGGACAAGGTGATCGGCAAGATCAAGTCGGAGATTGGTCCGCCGACCGCAAAGACGTGCAGGAGCGTCGTATCCGGAACGCTGGGGTTGGCAGCGCGGTACGGTGCGCTCGATTTCAATCCGATCAGGGACGTCGACACGATCGAGAGTGCGTCGAAGCGCAAAGCACGGGCGCTCACGGATGAGGAGCGGGACGCCTGGTTTGAGCAGCTGCGCGCTGACCGAGGAGCCGTCGCAGCCGATCTGCCTGACCTGTCGACGTTCATGCTCGCGACTGGCGTACGGATCGGCGAGGCGCTGGGAGTACTCGGGCACCAGGTCAACTTCGCCGCTAGCGAGGTCGAGATCACGCACCAGATCATCCGTGTGAGGGGCGAAGGTCTGGTGCGGATCAGGACGAAGTCGCGGGCGGGGGAGCGCGTTCTGAAAGTGCCGGCATGGGGTCTGGCGATGCTCCGGCGACGCCTGATGGACGGCGGCCGGTTGGACCGGCCGATCTTCGCCAACCGTGACGGCGACTACCGCGATCCGACGAACGTACGTCGCGACCTGCGGGCGGCGCGGTCACCTATCGGCAGCGAGACGCGCCGCGATCTCGGGAACCGGCTTCGGAAGGCTCGACGGGCGGCCGGGCTGTCTCAGACGGAGACGGCGACCAAGCTCAGCTGGCCACAGTCTCGGGTGAGCCTGGTCGAGACGGCCCGGGTCCGGCTGGAGGTGGGCGACGCTGAGAAGGTGCTCGACCTGTACCGGGTCCGTGGCAGCGACCGCGTCGAGCTGCTGGAGCTCGCGAGCGAGGCCGCTGAGGGAAGCCAGGCTGACGCGCTCGCGTGGATCACGTCGCACTCGTTCCGGAAGACCACGGCGACCATCCTGGACGATGCTGGGCAGAGCGCACGCCAGATCGCCGACCAGCTCGGGCACGCCCGGCCGTCGCTGACTCAGGATGTCTACATGGCGCGGCGGGCGAAGAACCCGGACGCGGCTGCCGCGCTGGAGACCGCGCTCAACCGGTCACTCGACGTCGCCGATCAGTCCGGGCACGGCGAGCCGACTGACGCGACAGGAACAGGCGGGTGA
- a CDS encoding bifunctional DNA primase/polymerase encodes MNDLLTAAVAAADRGWPVFMLGRSKRPVANCNDCRDNPHDPATCGHLTCHGFYAASTDPDRVRLIVGAVPGGQLAVRTGATSGLVVVDVDPAHGGADSLADLVTGQLVPRTLWVVTGSFGQHLYYRHPGREIPSRPMPNRPGIDVKADGGYVVLPPSIHHRTRQPYRWGEGLCDPSEMPPALIDACLPAPPAISTSHPAGPIRTTRAGGISNPEGLLTSTLNAVRNAGEGKRRTTLYGAARGVARMVAAGAITRADAIAALTDVGQQAEQTARDIRAAIADGFRDEGIAA; translated from the coding sequence ATGAATGACCTGCTGACCGCCGCCGTCGCTGCCGCTGATCGTGGCTGGCCGGTGTTCATGCTCGGTCGCTCCAAGCGGCCCGTTGCCAACTGCAACGACTGCCGAGATAACCCGCACGATCCGGCGACCTGTGGGCATCTGACCTGCCACGGGTTTTACGCCGCCAGCACCGACCCGGACCGCGTGAGGTTGATCGTGGGCGCTGTTCCGGGCGGCCAGCTCGCCGTACGCACAGGGGCTACGTCTGGGCTCGTAGTGGTCGACGTGGACCCGGCCCATGGGGGAGCGGACAGCCTTGCCGACCTGGTCACGGGCCAGCTGGTGCCGCGCACGTTGTGGGTCGTCACGGGCTCTTTCGGACAGCACCTGTACTACCGCCACCCCGGCCGCGAAATCCCTTCGCGGCCGATGCCGAACCGGCCCGGGATCGATGTGAAGGCTGACGGCGGGTACGTAGTGCTGCCGCCGTCGATCCACCACCGCACCCGCCAGCCTTACCGGTGGGGCGAGGGACTGTGCGACCCGAGCGAGATGCCCCCCGCGCTGATCGACGCATGCCTACCCGCCCCGCCGGCCATTTCCACCAGCCACCCGGCCGGGCCGATCCGGACCACCCGAGCGGGGGGCATCTCCAACCCTGAGGGACTGCTCACGTCGACGCTGAACGCCGTCCGCAACGCGGGCGAGGGGAAGCGCCGAACGACGCTGTACGGCGCTGCGCGAGGCGTGGCGCGGATGGTCGCGGCCGGTGCTATCACCCGTGCCGACGCGATCGCCGCACTTACTGATGTGGGGCAGCAAGCCGAGCAAACCGCCCGCGACATTCGAGCCGCTATCGCTGACGGCTTCCGTGACGAAGGGATCGCCGCATGA